A genome region from Solanum pennellii chromosome 12, SPENNV200 includes the following:
- the LOC107006640 gene encoding photosystem II 10 kDa polypeptide, chloroplastic-like, with product MSSSGVMMMSSFSLKPSLLSVEKASIARPSNSKLIVKASGGKKITTNKPYGINGGLNLQDGVDASGRKAKGKGVYQFVKKYGANVDGYSPIYNPDEWSPSGDVYVGGTTGLALWAVTLAGLLAGGALLVYNTSALAH from the exons ATGTCAAGTAGTGgagtgatgatgatgagttCATTTAGCCTTAAACCCTCTCTCTTAAGTGTAGAAAAGGCATCAATAGCAAGGccttcaaactccaaattgaTAGTCAAGGCCAGTGGGGGCAAGAAGATCACTACCAATAAACCTTATG GAATTAATGGAGGCTTGAACTTGCAAGATGGTGTTGATGCCTCTGGCAGGAAGGCCAAG GGAAAGGGTGTTTACCAATTCGTGAAGAAATATGGAGCTAATGTTGATGGATACAG TCCTATTTATAACCCTGATGAATGGTCCCCAAGTGGCGATGTCTATGTTGGCG gTACCACTGGCTTAGCCCTTTGGGCAGTAACGTTGGCTGGACTTCTTGCAGGAGGTGCTCTGCTAGTCTACAACACAAGTGCTTTGGCGCATTAg
- the LOC107007213 gene encoding protein PAT1 homolog, translating to MDGFEGGGGSSRSFMEFGDNRPAEEKFDASQYAFFGNDVVEEVELGGLEDEEDDSLPPVGFDDEEYQLGREEGGAFGSLSEIDDLSNTFSKFNKDDGGAIRPGFIGDREYRESSSAVEWSQDAEFRNWIDRKALDGGEINDSKRWPSVPYSSAAHLLESNTLYRTSSYPEQQQQHEYQQQTLNHHYSSEPGLIPELPFPSFPPSARHPQASANNQLRNPNGPNHPGGQQMPVSSPNFSPFLNTANQLTASHLGPQYGGKFAQGTPAGLPLHNQIPSQWLKQSTLYPGEQSSMTSNMMPQQSHRQNGFAPPHGGLQLPQQPGQQHPLHPPYGRLPGLQSQLINHHMSPPSQMMNNFDMLGLADLRDQKAKLMLRGRQGMHYPQLGFDISSQRNVSAWPRFRSKYMSTDELENILRAQLAATHSNDPYVDDYYHQACLAKKSAGAKLKHHFCPNNLRDGSARSRANTDPHPFLQVDALGRVAFSSIRRPRPLLEVDPPKSSATGCIEQKMSEKPLEQEPMLAARVTIEDGLSLLLDVDDIDRFLQFNQLPDGGDQLKRRRQVLLEDLASSLQLVDPLGKSVHTVNLAAKDDVVFLRIVSLPKGRKLLVRYLQLLFPGSELTRVVCMAIFRHLRFLFGGIPSDHGATETTVNLGRTVSLCICEMELKALAACLASVVCSAEPPPLRPVGSPAGDGASVVLKSILERATELLRDPHAAGKCSMPNRAFWQASFDAFFGLLTKYCFSKYDTVMQCFLTQGPPDVAVSGSDAAKAISREMPVELLRASLPHTSEQQRKVLLEFAHRSMPVLGVGSQSGGSGGT from the exons ATGGACGGATTTGAAGGCGGTGGTGGGAGTAGTAGGAGTTTTATGGAATTCGGTGACAACCGACCTGCAG AAGAAAAATTTGATGCTTCGCAGTATGCATTCTTTGGTAATGATGTTGTTGAAGAAGTTGAACTGGGAGGATTGGAAGATGAAGAGGATGATAGTCTTCCTCCGGTTGGGTTTGATGATGAAGAGTATCAATTAGGCCGAGAAGAG GGTGGAGCTTTTGGATCTTTATCTGAGATTGATGACCTTAGCAACACATTTTCCAAG TTTAACAAGGATGATGGTGGCGCCATAAGGCCAGGATTTATTGGTGATCGGGAATACAGAGAGA GCTCATCAGCTGTTGAGTGGTCACAAGATGCagaatttcgtaattggattgACCGGAAAGCTCTTGATGGGGGTGAAATCAATGACAGCAAAAGATGGCCATCAGTGCCATATTCTTCTGCTGCTCACCTTTTGGAATCAAATACTTTGTACAGGACTTCCTCATACCCtgagcaacaacagcaacatgAATATCAGCAGCAAACCCTGAACCACCACTACTCCAGTGAACCAGGACTCATCCCAGAATTGCCTTTCCCTTCATTCCCTCCTAGTGCAAGGCATCCACAAGCCTCCGCAAATAACCAGTTACGGAACCCAAATGGTCCAAATCATCCCGGTGGACAGCAAATGCCAGTTTCCTCTCCGAACTTTTCTCCCTTCTTAAACACTGCAAATCAATTAACTGCCTCGCATCTTGGCCCGCAGTATGGTGGAAAGTTTGCTCAGGGCACGCCTGCTGGGCTTCCCCTTCATAATCAAATTCCAAGCCAATGGTTGAAGCAGTCTACTTTATATCCAGGGGAGCAATCAAGCATGACCAGTAATATGATGCCCCAGCAGTCACATCGCCAAAATGGTTTCGCGCCACCACATGGGGGGCTGCAGCTACCCCAGCAACCTGGCCAACAGCACCCCTTGCATCCACCCTATGGCCGTTTGCCAGGGTTGCAGTCTCAACTTATTAATCACCATATGTCTCCACCCTCGCAGATGATGAACAATTTTGATATGCTTGGGTTGGCTGATTTAAGAGATCAAAAGGCAAAACTAATGCTGAGAGGCAGACAGGGCATGCATTACCCTCAACTAGGCTTTGACATCAGTAGCCAGAGAAATGTTAGCGCATGGCCAAGATTTAGATCCAAGTACATGTCAACAGATGAATTAGAGAATATTCTTAGAGCACAGCTGGCTGCTACCCATAGCAATGATCCTTATGTTGATGATTATTATCACCAAGCTTGTCTGGCCAAAAAGTCTGCTGGTGCAAAGTTGAAGCACCATTTCTGCCCAAATAATTTGAGGGATGGTAGTGCTCGAAGTCGTGCTAATACTGATCCACATCCTTTTCTCCAGGTTGATGCTCTTGGAAGAGTTGCTTTCTCTTCTATTCGCAGGCCCCGACCACTTCTTGAAGTTGATCCACCAAAATCATCTGCTACTGGATGCATTGAACAGAAAATGTCTGAGAAACCCCTGGAGCAAGAGCCAATGCTAGCAGCTAGGGTGACTATTGAGGATGGACTCAGTCTTCTTCTCGATGTTGATGATATTGACCGGTTCCTACAGTTTAACCAGCTTCCAGATGGAGGAGATCAGTTGAAACGCAGGCGGCAGGTTCTGCTTGAGGATTTGGCCTCATCACTTCAGCTAGTTGACCCCCTTGGCAAAAGTGTCCACACTGTGAATTTGGCTGCTAAAGATGATGTTGTCTTCTTGAGGATCGTCTCACTTCCCAAGGGCCGGAAACTGCTAGTACGGTACCTTCAGCTTCTTTTCCCTGGAAGTGAACTGACCAGGGTGGTTTGCATGGCTATTTTCCGTCATCTAAGGTTCTTGTTTGGTGGGATTCCAAGTGATCACGGTGCAACCGAGACTACTGTGAACCTTGGAAGGACTGTGTCGCTTTGTATTTGTGAAATGGAGCTCAAAGCACTCGCTGCTTGTCTTGCATCAGTGGTTTGTTCAGCAGAGCCTCCTCCGCTCCGTCCTGTTGGAAGCCCTGCTGGAGATGGGGCATCTGTTGTTCTAAAATCTATTCTTGAGAGGGCGACTGAGCTCTTAAGAGATCCCCATGCAGCTGGCAAGTGCAGCATGCCTAATAGGGCATTCTGGCAGGCCTCGTTTGATGCATTTTTTGGGTTACTCACGAAATACTGTTTCAGCAAATACGACACTGTAATGCAATGTTTCTTGACACAAGGCCCACCGGATGTGGCTGTTAGTGGATCTGATGCAGCCAAAGCTATTAGTAGGGAGATGCCTGTTGAACTTTTGCGTGCGAGTCTTCCTCACACTAGTGAACAACAGAGAAAGGTCCTGTTAGAATTTGCACATAGGTCCATGCCTGTGCTAGGTGTTGGTAGCCAAAGTGGGGGAAGTGGTGGTACATGA